From a single Okeanomitos corallinicola TIOX110 genomic region:
- the clpB gene encoding ATP-dependent chaperone ClpB, whose protein sequence is MQPTNPNQFTEKAWEAIAHTPDIAKQYQQQQLESEHLMKALLEQDGLSNAIFTKASANIQKVRDYTDQFITRQPKVSGSSTSVYLGRSLDTLLDRAEKYRQEFKDEYISIEHILLGYAKDDRFGKSLLQEFGLDEGKLKNIIKEIRGSQKVTDQNPEGKYQSLEKYGRDLTEAARKGQLDPVIGRDDEIRRTIQILSRRTKNNPVLIGEPGVGKTAIAEGLAQRIVAGDVPQSLKDRKLIALDMGALIAGAKFRGEFEERLKAVLKEVTESGGNIVLFIDEIHTVVGAGATQGAMDAGNLLKPMLARGELRCIGATTLDEYRKYIEKDAALERRFQQVYVDQPDVTDTISILRGLKERYEVHHGVKISDSSLVAAATLSSRYISDRFLPDKAIDLVDEAAARLKMEITSKPEELDEIDRKILQLEMEKLSLQKESDLASRERLERLEKELADFKEEQRTLSTQWQSEKDVITKLQSIKEEIDRVNLEIQQAERNYDLNRAAELKYGKLTDLHRQLETVESELTNAQGTGKALLREEVTEADIAEIISKWTGIPISKLVESEKEKLLHLEDELHQRVIGQSEAVTAVADAIQRSRAGLADPNRPIASFIFLGPTGVGKTELAKALAAYMFDTEEALVRVDMSEYMEKHAVSRLIGAPPGYVGYEEGGQLTEAIRRRPYAVILFDEIEKAHPDVFNIFLQILDDGRVTDAQGRTVDFKNAIIIMTSNIGSQFILDVAGDDSRYDEMRHRVMETMRNSFRPEFLNRIDEIIIFHSLQKSELREIVELQLDRLKQRLDDKKMSLRIAAAALDFLAEVGYDPVFGARPLKRAIQRELETQIAKAILRGEFNDGDTIFVDVQNERLAFSRLPVEVFSS, encoded by the coding sequence ATGCAACCGACCAATCCGAACCAATTTACAGAGAAGGCTTGGGAAGCGATCGCTCACACTCCCGATATCGCCAAGCAATACCAGCAGCAGCAACTAGAGAGCGAACATTTAATGAAAGCGCTCCTAGAACAAGATGGATTAAGTAACGCAATTTTTACTAAAGCCAGTGCAAATATCCAAAAAGTTAGAGATTACACAGATCAATTTATCACCCGTCAACCAAAAGTATCAGGAAGTAGCACATCTGTATATTTAGGACGTAGTTTAGACACATTATTAGACCGGGCAGAGAAATATCGCCAAGAATTTAAAGATGAATATATTTCCATTGAACATATATTATTAGGATATGCCAAAGATGACCGATTTGGTAAAAGTCTACTCCAAGAATTTGGTTTAGATGAAGGCAAATTAAAAAATATTATTAAAGAAATTCGTGGGAGTCAAAAAGTGACAGATCAAAATCCAGAAGGAAAATATCAATCTTTAGAAAAATACGGCCGTGACTTAACAGAAGCAGCACGTAAAGGACAATTAGATCCAGTCATTGGTAGAGATGATGAAATTAGAAGAACTATTCAAATTCTTTCCCGCAGAACAAAAAATAACCCTGTATTAATTGGTGAACCAGGTGTTGGTAAAACTGCCATTGCCGAAGGTTTAGCACAGCGAATTGTGGCTGGTGATGTTCCCCAATCTTTAAAAGATCGAAAACTGATAGCTTTAGATATGGGAGCATTAATTGCGGGGGCAAAATTTAGAGGTGAATTTGAAGAAAGACTGAAAGCAGTATTAAAAGAAGTCACCGAATCTGGTGGTAATATTGTATTATTTATAGATGAAATTCATACCGTTGTCGGTGCTGGTGCAACCCAAGGAGCAATGGATGCGGGGAATTTATTAAAACCCATGTTAGCCAGGGGTGAATTACGTTGTATTGGGGCGACAACTTTAGATGAATATAGGAAATATATAGAAAAAGATGCAGCTTTAGAAAGACGTTTCCAACAAGTTTATGTAGATCAACCAGATGTTACTGATACAATTTCTATTTTACGGGGTTTAAAAGAACGTTATGAAGTTCATCATGGGGTAAAAATTTCCGATAGTTCCTTAGTTGCTGCGGCTACTTTATCTAGTCGTTATATTAGCGATCGCTTCCTCCCAGATAAAGCCATTGATTTAGTAGATGAAGCCGCAGCTAGATTAAAAATGGAAATCACATCTAAACCAGAAGAATTAGACGAAATTGATCGGAAAATTCTACAATTAGAAATGGAGAAACTTTCCTTACAAAAAGAAAGTGATTTAGCTTCCCGTGAACGGTTAGAAAGATTAGAAAAAGAACTAGCTGACTTTAAAGAAGAACAAAGAACCCTCAGCACTCAATGGCAATCTGAAAAAGATGTGATCACCAAACTGCAATCAATTAAAGAAGAAATTGATCGGGTGAACTTAGAAATTCAACAAGCCGAAAGAAACTACGATCTTAATCGTGCTGCTGAGTTGAAATATGGCAAACTTACAGATTTACACCGTCAATTAGAAACCGTAGAAAGTGAACTTACCAACGCTCAAGGTACAGGAAAAGCCTTATTAAGAGAAGAAGTCACCGAAGCAGACATTGCCGAAATAATTTCTAAATGGACAGGGATTCCTATTAGTAAATTAGTAGAATCGGAAAAAGAAAAATTACTGCATTTAGAAGATGAATTACATCAACGTGTAATTGGACAAAGTGAAGCTGTCACCGCTGTAGCTGATGCCATTCAACGTTCCCGCGCTGGACTTGCTGATCCTAATCGTCCCATTGCTAGTTTTATTTTCCTTGGACCGACAGGAGTCGGTAAAACCGAATTAGCCAAAGCTTTAGCCGCTTATATGTTTGACACAGAAGAGGCTTTAGTCAGAGTTGATATGTCAGAATACATGGAGAAACACGCAGTTTCTCGATTAATTGGCGCGCCTCCAGGTTATGTTGGTTATGAAGAAGGTGGACAATTAACTGAAGCTATTCGTCGTCGTCCTTACGCCGTAATTTTATTCGACGAAATTGAAAAAGCGCACCCCGATGTATTTAATATCTTCCTGCAAATTTTAGATGATGGTCGGGTGACTGATGCCCAAGGTAGAACGGTAGACTTTAAAAATGCCATTATCATCATGACCAGTAATATTGGTTCTCAATTTATTCTTGATGTTGCTGGGGATGATTCCAGGTACGATGAAATGCGTCATCGGGTGATGGAAACAATGCGGAATAGTTTCCGTCCTGAATTCTTAAACCGCATTGATGAAATTATCATCTTCCACAGTTTGCAAAAATCAGAATTACGGGAAATAGTCGAGTTACAATTAGATAGGCTCAAACAAAGGTTAGATGACAAAAAAATGTCTTTGAGAATTGCTGCCGCTGCACTAGACTTTTTAGCAGAGGTTGGTTATGATCCTGTATTTGGTGCAAGGCCATTAAAAAGAGCTATCCAGCGGGAATTGGAAACCCAAATTGCTAAGGCTATTTTGCGCGGTGAATTTAATGATGGTGATACAATCTTTGTAGATGTGCAAAATGAACGTTTAGCTTTTAGTCGTTTACCAGTGGAAGTGTTTAGCAGTTAA
- a CDS encoding DUF4160 domain-containing protein: MMIKKNILSGNGMPEVCRFLGIIITMYYNDHPPPHFHVRYNQQKAIIDIETLSILEGKLSPRVLGLVIEWAAIHKSELLKNWNLARQNDSLEKIEPLD, encoded by the coding sequence ATGATGATTAAAAAAAATATATTATCAGGTAATGGAATGCCGGAAGTTTGCCGTTTTTTAGGAATTATTATTACCATGTATTATAATGATCATCCTCCACCACATTTTCACGTTCGTTATAATCAACAAAAGGCAATTATTGATATAGAAACATTATCAATTTTAGAAGGTAAACTTAGTCCTAGAGTTTTAGGTTTAGTAATTGAATGGGCAGCAATCCACAAATCAGAACTTCTCAAAAACTGGAACTTGGCTAGACAAAATGATTCTTTAGAGAAAATCGAACCATTAGATTGA
- a CDS encoding DUF924 family protein — MSQAAPILQFWFGHPDQPGYGKPKKIWFNSEPKFDREIRNNFLEDYQKAATGYLDDWMNAPDTCLALILLLDQFPRNMFRGTPEAFATDWEALSAAQHAVAQGYDRELLPVQRWFIYLPFEHSENIAHQRQCVKLFQQLSHDPDSTIAIESAFEHLQIISRFGRFPHRNQILGRISTPNEEEFLELEGGF; from the coding sequence ATGTCACAGGCCGCGCCTATTTTGCAATTTTGGTTTGGTCATCCTGATCAACCTGGTTACGGTAAACCCAAAAAAATTTGGTTTAATTCAGAACCAAAATTTGACAGGGAAATACGGAATAATTTCCTTGAAGATTACCAAAAAGCTGCTACAGGATATTTAGATGACTGGATGAATGCACCAGACACCTGTTTAGCGTTGATATTGTTGCTAGATCAATTTCCTCGCAATATGTTCCGTGGTACTCCTGAAGCTTTTGCAACTGACTGGGAAGCACTTTCAGCAGCACAACACGCAGTAGCCCAAGGATATGACCGAGAATTATTACCTGTGCAACGCTGGTTTATTTACTTACCCTTTGAACACAGTGAAAACATAGCTCATCAGCGTCAATGTGTAAAATTATTTCAGCAACTTAGTCATGATCCTGATAGTACCATAGCCATTGAATCTGCTTTTGAGCATCTACAAATAATCTCTCGTTTTGGGCGTTTTCCCCATCGTAACCAAATTTTAGGGCGCATCTCTACACCAAATGAAGAAGAATTCTTAGAACTGGAAGGGGGTTTCTAG
- a CDS encoding NAD(P)/FAD-dependent oxidoreductase, which translates to MLPLQIVVIGGGAAGFFSAIACAEANPQAQVTLIEASRKPLAKVLISGGGRCNVTHACFSAAELVQNYPRGNKALRGAFTRFQPRDTIAWFANHGVNLKTEADGRMFPITDSSETIAECLIRAAFAAKVELSIGTPVTAVKRENQGFTITLKSGEQKKCDKLLLATGSSLIGHKIAKELGHQIENPVPSLFTFNIADPQLRALSGISVNPVNLRLLVADQTPLQQIGPLLITHWGVSGPAVLKLSAWGARILHENHYQSQLIINWLPNLRQEEVRQKLLSVKQEWGKKAIALHRGIDLPHRLWQYLITRININTEDRWADMSKQTLNQLVREITQGEYLISGKGVFKEEFVTCGGISLKEVNFKTMESKLVPGLYFAGEILDIDGITGGFNFQSAWTTAYLAGQAMGNIIK; encoded by the coding sequence TTGTTACCCTTGCAAATTGTAGTTATTGGTGGTGGGGCTGCTGGTTTTTTTAGTGCGATCGCTTGCGCTGAAGCTAACCCTCAAGCCCAGGTTACTCTAATTGAAGCTAGTCGTAAACCCTTAGCAAAAGTATTAATTTCCGGTGGTGGGAGATGTAACGTCACTCACGCTTGTTTTTCTGCGGCCGAGTTAGTGCAGAATTACCCTAGAGGCAACAAAGCCTTACGAGGTGCATTTACCCGTTTCCAACCTAGAGATACCATAGCCTGGTTTGCTAATCATGGAGTAAACCTGAAAACAGAAGCCGATGGTAGAATGTTTCCCATCACCGATAGTTCCGAAACCATCGCCGAATGTCTGATTAGAGCCGCCTTTGCTGCTAAAGTAGAACTAAGTATTGGTACACCTGTAACTGCGGTAAAACGAGAAAATCAGGGTTTTACAATTACCCTCAAGTCCGGAGAACAGAAAAAATGCGATAAGTTGCTTTTAGCCACCGGTAGCAGCTTAATAGGTCATAAAATCGCTAAAGAATTAGGTCATCAGATTGAAAACCCAGTTCCGTCACTATTTACCTTTAACATCGCTGATCCTCAATTGCGAGCATTATCAGGAATTAGCGTCAATCCTGTAAATTTGCGATTATTAGTAGCAGATCAAACCCCATTACAACAAATCGGACCATTGTTAATTACCCATTGGGGTGTCAGTGGTCCTGCGGTATTGAAACTTTCCGCCTGGGGTGCAAGGATACTCCATGAAAACCACTATCAATCTCAGTTAATTATTAATTGGTTGCCAAATCTGCGACAAGAAGAAGTTAGACAAAAGCTATTAAGTGTAAAACAGGAATGGGGTAAAAAAGCGATCGCCTTGCATCGGGGAATAGACTTACCCCACAGGCTTTGGCAATATCTAATCACGCGCATCAATATAAATACGGAAGATCGCTGGGCAGATATGTCTAAACAAACCTTAAATCAGTTAGTCCGGGAAATTACTCAGGGAGAATACTTGATCAGTGGCAAAGGTGTATTTAAAGAAGAATTTGTTACCTGTGGGGGAATTAGCCTGAAGGAAGTTAACTTTAAAACCATGGAAAGTAAATTAGTTCCGGGTTTATACTTTGCCGGTGAGATATTAGATATAGATGGAATTACTGGGGGCTTTAATTTCCAAAGTGCTTGGACAACAGCATATTTAGCCGGACAGGCAATGGGAAATATAATTAAATGA
- the bchL gene encoding ferredoxin:protochlorophyllide reductase (ATP-dependent) iron-sulfur ATP-binding protein, with the protein MKLAVYGKGGIGKSTTSCNISVALAKRGKKVLQIGCDPKHDSTFTLTGFLIPTIIDTLQEKDYHYEDVWPEDVIYKGYGGVDCVEAGGPPAGAGCGGYVVGETVKLLKELNAFDEYDVILFDVLGDVVCGGFAAPLNYADYCMIVTDNGFDALFAANRIAASVREKARTHPLRLAGLIGNRTAKRDLIEKYVESVPMPVLEVLPLIEDIRVSRVKGKTMFEMAESDPSLDYVCDYYLSIADQILSRPEGVVPNDAPDRELFSLLSDFYLNPSKPPVNNAEEELDLMIV; encoded by the coding sequence ATGAAATTAGCAGTTTATGGAAAAGGCGGTATTGGTAAATCTACAACTAGCTGCAACATCTCTGTAGCCCTAGCTAAACGTGGTAAGAAAGTGCTGCAAATTGGCTGTGACCCCAAACACGACAGCACCTTTACACTGACCGGGTTTTTGATTCCTACCATCATTGATACCTTGCAAGAAAAGGACTATCACTACGAAGATGTCTGGCCAGAAGATGTAATTTATAAAGGTTATGGTGGAGTTGACTGTGTAGAAGCAGGTGGACCACCTGCCGGTGCGGGATGTGGTGGTTACGTGGTTGGTGAAACAGTCAAACTCTTAAAAGAACTTAACGCTTTTGATGAATACGATGTAATTTTATTTGACGTTCTCGGTGATGTTGTCTGTGGTGGTTTTGCTGCACCATTGAACTATGCCGACTACTGTATGATCGTTACAGATAATGGTTTTGATGCTTTATTTGCTGCTAACCGGATTGCGGCATCTGTCCGTGAAAAAGCCAGAACTCACCCCTTGCGACTAGCTGGTTTAATCGGTAATCGTACGGCTAAACGTGACTTAATTGAGAAATACGTAGAATCAGTACCGATGCCAGTTTTAGAGGTATTACCTTTAATTGAAGACATCCGTGTTTCCCGTGTGAAAGGAAAAACTATGTTTGAGATGGCAGAGTCAGATCCTTCCCTGGACTACGTTTGTGACTATTACCTCAGTATAGCCGATCAGATTTTATCCCGTCCTGAAGGTGTCGTTCCGAACGATGCACCGGATCGTGAACTTTTTTCTCTTTTGTCTGATTTTTATTTAAATCCGAGTAAACCACCAGTCAATAATGCGGAAGAGGAATTAGACTTGATGATTGTATAA
- a CDS encoding TIGR02450 family Trp-rich protein: MPKKQKFPYLLGSKWTAQQKVDGWRHFQVVNRKNQGKWVYAEMVASCDPNVRFWLNAKLLQDNSQWHGGWQSLQEINAVNKNI, encoded by the coding sequence ATGCCTAAAAAACAAAAATTTCCTTATTTACTGGGTTCTAAATGGACAGCACAGCAAAAAGTTGATGGTTGGCGACATTTTCAAGTTGTTAACCGCAAAAATCAGGGTAAGTGGGTATATGCTGAAATGGTAGCCTCCTGTGATCCTAATGTGCGTTTTTGGCTCAATGCCAAATTACTGCAAGATAATTCTCAATGGCACGGCGGCTGGCAATCTTTACAGGAAATCAACGCTGTTAACAAAAATATTTAA
- a CDS encoding SRPBCC family protein, whose amino-acid sequence MSAFNISDPIIKVSKGLDMLWNQEQQQSLIQGQIFLQTRSHTLWGGAVTAWMYLPIVRTNAWQQITDYPRWVQYFPDITKSEIISKGDIKFLYQTAQKAFLFFTAQVEIYLNVVEVLGQQIQFRMEKGTFEDFHAKLELQDMGNGTLLAYTVKATPNIPIPSIFIQQAMNLELPANMRKMRQVLCNSK is encoded by the coding sequence ATGTCTGCATTTAATATTTCAGATCCAATTATTAAAGTTTCTAAAGGTTTAGATATGTTGTGGAATCAAGAACAGCAACAATCACTGATCCAAGGTCAAATCTTTTTGCAAACGCGATCGCATACCCTTTGGGGTGGTGCTGTCACAGCATGGATGTATTTGCCCATAGTTCGTACAAATGCTTGGCAACAAATTACAGACTATCCTCGTTGGGTACAATATTTTCCAGACATTACCAAAAGCGAAATCATATCTAAAGGCGACATTAAATTTTTGTATCAAACAGCACAAAAAGCATTTTTATTTTTTACTGCCCAAGTAGAAATTTACCTCAACGTTGTCGAAGTCTTAGGGCAGCAAATTCAATTTCGGATGGAAAAGGGAACATTTGAAGATTTCCATGCCAAGCTTGAATTGCAAGACATGGGAAACGGTACACTTTTAGCCTATACTGTAAAAGCCACACCGAATATTCCCATTCCCTCAATTTTTATTCAACAAGCAATGAATTTGGAATTACCAGCAAATATGCGTAAAATGCGACAAGTGCTTTGTAATAGTAAATAA
- a CDS encoding DUF5331 domain-containing protein, which yields MAFFDSFTDSIKQKWLQFFQANRDWITLQMTIESVYTPDGGKRPSSYLILGVVNALEPKLAQLMFPFAKLNPDADTLIDVLGLHFDPDISLGNRLSPMQEPEIYSNGSPEVTEEISDVQPSVDDDFSMEEQVAVHEFKMDDVDENAFDDVSLSEDSITQDFQPPSDLDTGDDFGEMSFESISLTEDNNDDGLGDFNIADNNGFDELNQPDENEFRDVISDVWGDETSLNEGEENNSLLGEELPSEVFDESEMARLFPNN from the coding sequence ATGGCGTTCTTTGATAGTTTTACGGATTCAATTAAACAAAAGTGGTTGCAATTCTTTCAAGCCAACCGCGATTGGATTACCTTGCAAATGACCATAGAATCGGTTTATACCCCTGATGGAGGGAAGCGTCCTTCTTCCTATCTAATTTTGGGTGTAGTCAATGCTCTAGAGCCAAAACTAGCTCAGTTGATGTTTCCGTTTGCAAAGTTAAATCCAGACGCTGATACTTTGATTGATGTCTTGGGTTTACATTTTGATCCAGATATTAGCCTTGGTAATCGGTTGAGTCCGATGCAAGAACCAGAGATTTACTCAAATGGGTCTCCAGAGGTGACAGAAGAAATTTCTGACGTGCAACCATCAGTAGATGATGATTTCAGCATGGAAGAACAAGTCGCTGTTCACGAGTTCAAAATGGATGATGTGGATGAAAATGCCTTTGATGATGTGTCTTTATCTGAAGACAGCATTACACAGGATTTCCAACCACCATCTGATTTGGATACAGGAGATGATTTTGGGGAAATGTCCTTTGAGTCTATCAGTTTGACAGAGGACAACAATGATGATGGTTTAGGTGATTTTAATATCGCTGATAACAATGGATTTGATGAACTCAATCAACCCGATGAGAATGAATTTCGGGATGTCATCTCTGATGTTTGGGGTGATGAAACATCGCTAAATGAGGGTGAAGAAAATAATAGCCTTTTAGGTGAAGAACTGCCTTCTGAGGTCTTTGATGAGTCGGAAATGGCTCGTCTCTTCCCCAATAATTAA
- a CDS encoding ferredoxin:protochlorophyllide reductase (ATP-dependent) subunit N gives MTVAKENSALNFECETGNYHTFCPISCVAWLYQKIEDSFFLVIGTKTCGYFLQNAMGVMIFAEPRYAMAELEEGDISAQLNDYEELKRLCEQIKRDRNPSVIVWIGTCTTEIIKTDLEGLAPKLEAEIGIPIVVARANGLDYAFTQGEDTVLAAMANRCPDKAPVTETEKGERNAIQKLMNFGKKKEDITQDESEYVDHPPLVLFGSLPDPVVTQLTLELKKQGIKVSGWLPAKRFTELPVLEEGYYVAGVNPFLSRTATTLMRRRKCKLIGAPFPIGPDGTRAWIEKICSVFGITPQGLDEREAQIWANLEDYVQLIRGKSVFFMGDNLLEISLGRFLIRCGMTVPEIGIPYMDKRYQAAELALLEKTCQEMNVPLPRIIEKPDNYNQVQRIYELKPDLVITGMAHANPLEARGINTKWSVEFTFAQIHGFGNARDVLELVTRPLRRNNNLRDLGWDKLVREEAKV, from the coding sequence ATGACAGTCGCTAAAGAAAATTCTGCTTTAAATTTTGAATGTGAAACTGGTAATTATCATACTTTTTGTCCTATTAGTTGTGTGGCTTGGTTATATCAAAAAATTGAAGATAGTTTCTTTTTAGTTATTGGTACAAAAACTTGCGGTTATTTTCTGCAAAATGCGATGGGGGTAATGATTTTTGCTGAACCCCGTTATGCCATGGCTGAGTTAGAAGAAGGTGATATTTCCGCACAGTTAAATGATTATGAAGAATTGAAAAGATTGTGTGAGCAAATTAAACGCGATCGCAATCCTAGTGTGATAGTTTGGATTGGTACTTGTACCACGGAAATTATTAAAACTGATTTGGAAGGTTTAGCACCAAAGTTAGAAGCGGAAATTGGTATTCCTATTGTTGTTGCTCGCGCTAATGGTTTGGATTATGCCTTTACCCAAGGAGAAGACACGGTATTAGCTGCCATGGCTAACCGTTGTCCTGATAAAGCACCAGTAACGGAAACTGAAAAAGGCGAGCGTAACGCCATTCAGAAGCTGATGAATTTTGGTAAGAAAAAAGAAGACATTACTCAAGATGAATCAGAATATGTAGACCATCCACCTTTGGTTTTATTCGGTTCTTTACCTGACCCAGTAGTTACTCAATTAACTTTAGAATTAAAGAAACAAGGTATTAAAGTTTCTGGTTGGCTACCTGCAAAACGGTTTACAGAATTACCTGTTTTAGAAGAAGGTTATTATGTCGCTGGTGTTAATCCTTTCCTCAGTCGTACCGCGACAACTTTAATGCGACGCAGAAAATGTAAATTAATTGGCGCACCATTCCCGATTGGTCCCGATGGTACAAGAGCATGGATTGAAAAAATCTGTTCTGTGTTTGGAATTACACCCCAAGGTTTAGATGAAAGAGAAGCGCAGATATGGGCAAATTTAGAAGATTACGTGCAATTAATTCGCGGTAAATCTGTGTTTTTTATGGGTGATAATTTACTGGAAATTTCTCTGGGAAGGTTCTTAATTCGCTGCGGAATGACTGTCCCAGAAATCGGTATTCCCTACATGGATAAACGCTATCAAGCTGCGGAGTTAGCTTTGTTAGAAAAGACTTGTCAGGAAATGAATGTTCCTTTACCACGAATTATTGAAAAGCCAGATAATTACAATCAAGTTCAACGAATTTATGAGTTAAAACCAGATTTGGTAATTACTGGTATGGCTCATGCAAATCCTTTAGAAGCGCGGGGAATTAATACTAAATGGTCTGTGGAATTTACTTTTGCACAGATACATGGTTTTGGGAATGCGCGGGATGTTTTAGAGTTGGTAACTCGTCCTTTAAGAAGGAATAATAATTTGAGGGATTTGGGTTGGGATAAGTTGGTAAGGGAAGAAGCTAAGGTTTAA
- the rd gene encoding rubredoxin, giving the protein MKKYICTVCDYIYDPEVGDPDGDIAPGTAFEDIPDDWVCPVCGAEKADFKEYEE; this is encoded by the coding sequence ATGAAAAAATATATATGTACAGTCTGTGATTATATATATGATCCAGAAGTAGGTGATCCTGATGGTGATATAGCCCCAGGAACAGCCTTTGAAGATATTCCAGATGACTGGGTGTGTCCGGTTTGTGGGGCAGAAAAGGCAGATTTTAAAGAATATGAAGAGTAA
- a CDS encoding RNA-guided endonuclease TnpB family protein, whose amino-acid sequence MKTLKFKLYEHKRNRHLKRMINAAGVIYNHCIALHKRYYRMWGKHLNCAKLQSHIAKLRKRNAFWQSLGSQAVQDICQRIDKAYQLFFKHNKKGVRPPGFKKVKKYKSFTLKQAGYKLLDGNRVKIGNRVYQFWKSREIEGKIKTITIKRTALGEMFMVIVVDNELEPEIKSTTGKIAGFDFGLKTFLTCSDGTKIDSPEFLKQSLNAIKKASRHHSKKVKGSNNREGARKNLVRKHEDVCNRRRDWFWKLAHTLTDKFDVLCFETLNLKVMQRLWGRKISDLAFGEFIQILEWVAKKKNKQLVFVDRWYPSSKTCSCCGHVLESLDLAIRQWRCPSCNSVNGRDENAARNIQMVGASTIGLGDVRLAIASNCCLTPESSPF is encoded by the coding sequence ATGAAAACACTAAAGTTTAAGTTATACGAACACAAAAGGAATAGACACCTCAAGCGAATGATTAATGCCGCAGGGGTGATCTACAACCATTGTATTGCCCTGCATAAACGGTATTACCGAATGTGGGGTAAACACTTAAACTGTGCAAAACTTCAGTCGCATATTGCCAAACTAAGAAAACGCAATGCTTTCTGGCAGTCATTAGGTTCTCAGGCAGTACAAGATATTTGTCAAAGAATAGACAAAGCATACCAATTATTCTTTAAACACAACAAAAAAGGAGTGAGACCACCAGGGTTTAAGAAAGTTAAGAAATATAAATCTTTCACTCTTAAACAAGCTGGTTATAAATTATTGGATGGTAATAGAGTAAAAATCGGGAATCGAGTTTATCAATTTTGGAAATCTAGAGAAATAGAAGGAAAGATTAAAACAATAACCATAAAGCGTACCGCATTAGGTGAAATGTTTATGGTTATTGTAGTTGATAATGAGCTAGAACCAGAAATCAAATCAACGACTGGTAAGATAGCGGGGTTTGATTTTGGATTAAAAACCTTCCTGACTTGTTCTGATGGAACTAAAATTGATTCTCCAGAGTTTCTAAAACAATCTCTAAATGCTATTAAGAAAGCTAGTAGACATCATTCCAAAAAGGTAAAAGGTTCAAACAACAGAGAAGGAGCTAGAAAGAATTTAGTTCGTAAACACGAAGATGTTTGTAACAGAAGACGTGATTGGTTTTGGAAACTAGCGCATACATTGACTGACAAGTTTGATGTTTTATGTTTTGAAACTTTAAACCTCAAAGTTATGCAACGTCTTTGGGGTAGAAAAATATCAGACTTAGCTTTTGGAGAATTTATACAAATATTAGAATGGGTAGCCAAAAAGAAAAACAAACAACTTGTTTTTGTGGATAGGTGGTATCCATCTAGTAAAACTTGTTCTTGCTGTGGTCATGTTTTAGAAAGTCTAGATTTGGCGATTAGACAGTGGCGTTGTCCATCTTGTAATTCAGTCAATGGACGTGATGAAAACGCTGCTAGAAATATTCAAATGGTTGGGGCATCAACCATTGGTTTAGGCGATGTGAGACTGGCTATAGCCAGCAATTGCTGTTTGACCCCAGAATCCTCACCCTTTTAG